A genomic stretch from Buchnera aphidicola (Mindarus abietinus) includes:
- the leuB gene encoding 3-isopropylmalate dehydrogenase has translation MRKKNKIAILPGDGIGPEVIKETYKIINVLNRYFNLNIQTKEYDIGGIAIDKYGIGLPEETIVGCEKSIAILLGSIGGPKWNYLPLHQQPERSGLLNLRKKFGFFCNLRPAKLYPELRKLSPLRKEIVSNGFNILCIRELTGGIYFGLPKGTKKNGKNKYAFDTEIYYEFEIERIAHVAFQIAQKKKLRITSIDKANVLESSILWRKTIEKVSKKYPNVILSHLYIDNAAMQIIKNPSQFDIILTSNLFGDILSDECAMITGSIGMLPSASFNENKFGIYEPAGGSAPDIQNKNIANPIAQILSLSMLIEYSLKKPKISRCINKSIKNVLKKGYRTLDIANDKEKYITTEEMGNLISEFLIKEYEKNEKNVISKNI, from the coding sequence ATGAGAAAAAAAAATAAAATTGCTATTTTACCTGGAGATGGAATAGGACCTGAAGTTATAAAAGAAACATATAAAATTATAAATGTTCTTAATCGATATTTTAATTTAAATATTCAAACTAAAGAATATGATATTGGGGGAATTGCTATAGATAAATATGGAATAGGATTACCTGAAGAAACTATAGTTGGTTGTGAAAAATCTATTGCTATTTTATTAGGTTCTATAGGAGGGCCAAAATGGAATTATCTTCCTTTACATCAACAACCTGAAAGAAGTGGATTGTTAAATTTAAGAAAAAAATTTGGTTTTTTTTGTAATTTACGTCCAGCAAAATTATATCCAGAACTTCGAAAATTATCTCCTTTACGAAAAGAGATTGTTTCAAATGGTTTTAATATCCTTTGCATTAGAGAATTAACAGGAGGAATATACTTTGGTTTACCAAAAGGAACAAAAAAAAATGGAAAAAATAAGTATGCTTTCGATACAGAGATCTATTATGAATTTGAAATTGAAAGAATTGCTCATGTTGCTTTTCAAATAGCGCAGAAAAAAAAATTAAGAATAACTTCAATTGATAAAGCTAATGTTTTAGAAAGTTCCATTTTGTGGAGAAAAACTATTGAAAAAGTATCAAAAAAATATCCAAATGTAATTTTATCACATTTATATATAGATAACGCAGCAATGCAAATTATAAAAAATCCATCTCAATTTGATATAATTTTAACTTCTAATTTATTTGGGGATATTTTATCTGATGAATGTGCAATGATTACAGGTTCTATAGGAATGCTTCCTTCTGCAAGTTTTAATGAAAATAAATTTGGAATATATGAACCTGCTGGAGGATCTGCTCCTGATATTCAAAATAAAAATATAGCAAATCCTATAGCTCAAATTCTTTCTTTATCTATGTTAATAGAATATAGCTTAAAAAAACCAAAAATATCAAGATGTATAAACAAATCAATAAAAAATGTATTAAAAAAAGGATATAGAACTTTAGATATTGCAAATGATAAAGAAAAATATATTACTACAGAAGAAATGGGAAATCTTATTTCTGAATTTTTAATTAAAGAGTATGAAAAAAATGAAAAAAACGTTATATCAAAAAATATATGA
- the leuC gene encoding 3-isopropylmalate dehydratase large subunit, producing MKKTLYQKIYDAHLVHEEKEETPIIYVDLHLIHEVTSPQAFQSLRIKNRIVRKPKKTFATIDHNVSTTKREINQLEDLAKIQIKKLVKNCKQFNIKLFDLKHIEQGIVHVISPEQGLTLPGMTIVCGDSHTSTHGAFGALSFGIGTSEVEHVFATQTIKQNRFKTMKINVIGKIPRYITAKDIILFIIRKMTTSGGTGFIIEFSGNVISKLSMEGRMTICNMAIEMGAKSGIIAPDEKTYTYLKNKKYAPKGKEWNKALKFWKNLKSDKGAKFDQEVEIDISNLVPQVSWGTKPDQVIGINEPIPRIEFYKNKLEKKECKDALTYMNIKPGTYLNQLKIDKVFIGSCTNSRIEDLQEAAKFIKNKNVFSNVKAIVVPGSGIVKKQAEKEGLDQIFIKAGFEWRYPGCSMCLGMNEDRLNPGERCASTSNRNFEDRQGRRGRTHLVSPSMAAAAAIAGTFIDIRKFN from the coding sequence ATGAAAAAAACGTTATATCAAAAAATATATGATGCTCATTTAGTACATGAAGAAAAAGAAGAAACACCAATTATATATGTTGATCTTCATCTAATTCATGAAGTAACATCACCTCAAGCGTTCCAATCTTTACGAATCAAAAATAGAATAGTAAGAAAACCAAAAAAAACTTTTGCTACCATAGATCATAATGTATCAACAACAAAAAGAGAAATTAATCAATTAGAAGACTTAGCAAAAATACAAATAAAAAAATTAGTTAAAAATTGTAAACAATTTAATATAAAATTATTTGATTTAAAACATATAGAGCAAGGAATTGTACATGTTATAAGTCCAGAACAAGGCTTAACTTTGCCAGGAATGACAATTGTATGTGGAGATTCACATACCTCCACACATGGAGCTTTTGGGGCATTATCATTCGGTATTGGAACATCAGAAGTAGAACATGTTTTTGCAACACAAACAATCAAACAAAATAGATTTAAAACTATGAAAATTAATGTTATAGGAAAAATTCCTAGATACATTACAGCTAAAGATATTATTCTTTTTATAATAAGAAAAATGACTACTTCAGGAGGCACAGGATTTATAATAGAATTTTCAGGAAATGTAATTTCTAAATTAAGTATGGAAGGTAGAATGACAATTTGTAATATGGCAATTGAAATGGGAGCAAAATCTGGCATCATTGCACCAGATGAAAAAACATATACCTATTTAAAAAATAAGAAATATGCTCCTAAAGGTAAAGAATGGAATAAAGCACTAAAATTTTGGAAAAATTTAAAATCCGATAAAGGTGCTAAATTTGATCAAGAAGTAGAAATAGATATATCAAACTTAGTCCCTCAAGTAAGTTGGGGAACTAAACCAGATCAAGTTATAGGAATAAATGAACCTATTCCTCGTATAGAATTTTATAAAAATAAATTAGAAAAAAAAGAATGTAAAGATGCTTTAACTTATATGAATATAAAACCAGGAACTTATTTAAATCAATTAAAAATTGATAAAGTTTTTATTGGTTCATGTACAAATTCAAGAATAGAAGATTTGCAAGAAGCTGCAAAATTTATTAAAAATAAAAATGTTTTTTCTAATGTAAAAGCTATTGTAGTTCCAGGATCGGGAATAGTCAAAAAACAAGCAGAAAAAGAAGGATTAGATCAAATTTTTATTAAAGCAGGATTTGAATGGAGATATCCTGGATGTTCTATGTGCTTAGGAATGAATGAAGACAGATTAAATCCAGGAGAAAGATGTGCTTCTACCAGTAACAGGAATTTTGAAGATAGACAAGGTAGAAGAGGAAGAACTCACTTAGTTAGTCCTAGTATGGCAGCAGCAGCAGCAATTGCAGGAACTTTCATAGATATAAGAAAATTTAATTAG
- the leuD gene encoding 3-isopropylmalate dehydratase small subunit — translation MKKFLTHKGTIVPLDKSNVDTDAIIPKQFLTEIKKTGFGKYLFFNWRFLDGNTNVPNPKFILNNVNYRNSSILLTRENFGCGSSREHAVWALIDYGFKAIIAPSFADIFYNNSLNNQLLLISLDNEKIENLFFLIKKNINVTANIFLKEKKVLIEKKKYSFKINNFHQFCLLNGLDTIDSTMKSKEKIEIYEKNIPSFFHI, via the coding sequence ATGAAAAAATTTTTAACTCATAAAGGTACGATTGTTCCTTTAGATAAATCTAATGTAGATACTGATGCAATTATTCCGAAACAATTTTTAACTGAAATAAAAAAAACAGGATTTGGAAAGTATTTGTTTTTTAATTGGAGATTTTTAGATGGAAATACAAATGTACCAAATCCAAAATTTATTTTGAATAATGTTAATTATAGAAATTCAAGTATTTTATTAACTAGAGAAAATTTTGGATGTGGTTCATCAAGAGAACATGCTGTTTGGGCTTTAATAGATTATGGATTTAAAGCAATTATAGCCCCAAGTTTTGCAGATATTTTTTATAACAATAGTTTAAACAATCAACTATTATTAATTTCATTAGATAATGAAAAAATTGAAAATTTATTTTTTTTAATAAAAAAAAATATTAATGTTACAGCTAATATCTTTTTAAAAGAAAAAAAAGTTTTAATAGAGAAAAAAAAATATTCTTTTAAAATTAATAATTTTCATCAGTTTTGTTTATTAAATGGATTAGATACTATTGATTCAACTATGAAATCGAAAGAAAAAATAGAAATATATGAAAAAAATATTCCATCTTTTTTTCATATTTAA
- the leuA gene encoding 2-isopropylmalate synthase, with protein MKKKIIILDTTLRDGEQSLKASLTAREKIKIAIALENMGIDVIELGFPISSPGDFKSIQQISKIIKNSRICSLARCLEKDIDVAAEAMSFSNSFRIHLFLGTSDIHVKSKLRKNFKEIIEMAISSIKRARKYTDDVEFSCEDAGRTSIDNLCRIIEKVIKAGAKTINIPDTVGYSFPEKFSQIIKEIRKRVDNIDQSIISVHCHNDLGMAVANSISAIQAGAQQIEGTINGIGERAGNAALEEIIMAIRLHEKSLNVYTNIKHKEIYKTSQIVSKLCCVPIPINKAIVGINAFSHSSGIHQDGVLKNKKNYEIIDPNSIGLKEVKLNLTSRSGRAAVKHYMKEMGYHKNDYDINQLYLNFLKLADKKGQVFDYDLEALAFLNEKRKELFYFKLKKFTIESYSKGTTTVSIKLLLQEKEYSTKITTNSGSIDAIYQALKKLTNYSFIIKQFQLTLEQKGDSEIKKIDITINYNNRCFHGFGLTTDIVESIVNAMLDAINNIRRSEKIKKK; from the coding sequence ATGAAAAAGAAAATAATTATATTAGATACTACATTAAGAGATGGTGAACAGTCATTAAAAGCAAGCTTAACAGCAAGAGAAAAAATAAAAATAGCAATTGCTTTAGAAAATATGGGAATTGACGTAATTGAACTAGGATTTCCAATTTCCTCTCCTGGAGATTTTAAATCAATTCAACAAATATCTAAAATTATTAAGAATAGTAGAATATGTAGTTTAGCCAGATGTCTTGAGAAAGACATAGATGTTGCTGCAGAAGCAATGAGTTTTTCAAATTCATTTAGAATACATTTATTTTTAGGAACTTCAGATATTCATGTTAAATCAAAATTAAGAAAAAATTTTAAAGAAATTATAGAAATGGCAATTTCTTCTATAAAAAGAGCGAGAAAATATACAGATGATGTGGAATTTTCCTGTGAAGATGCTGGAAGAACTTCTATTGATAATTTATGTCGAATTATTGAAAAAGTAATAAAAGCAGGAGCAAAAACTATTAATATTCCAGATACAGTAGGATATTCTTTTCCAGAAAAATTCTCTCAAATAATTAAAGAAATAAGAAAAAGAGTTGATAATATCGATCAATCAATTATATCAGTTCATTGTCATAATGATTTAGGAATGGCAGTAGCAAATTCTATTTCTGCTATACAAGCTGGTGCTCAACAAATTGAAGGAACTATTAATGGCATTGGAGAAAGAGCAGGAAATGCTGCCTTAGAAGAAATAATAATGGCCATTAGATTACATGAAAAATCATTAAATGTATATACTAATATTAAACATAAAGAAATTTATAAAACTAGTCAAATAGTTAGCAAATTATGTTGTGTCCCAATTCCTATTAATAAAGCAATCGTAGGTATTAATGCTTTTTCACATTCCTCAGGTATACATCAAGATGGTGTTTTAAAAAATAAAAAAAATTACGAAATTATCGATCCTAATTCTATTGGTTTAAAAGAAGTTAAACTTAATTTAACTTCTCGTTCAGGAAGGGCAGCTGTAAAACATTACATGAAAGAAATGGGATATCATAAGAATGATTATGATATCAACCAATTATATCTTAATTTTTTAAAATTAGCAGATAAAAAAGGGCAAGTTTTTGACTATGATTTAGAAGCATTAGCATTTCTTAATGAAAAAAGAAAAGAATTATTTTATTTTAAATTAAAAAAATTTACTATTGAATCATATTCAAAAGGTACCACAACTGTTTCAATAAAATTATTATTACAAGAAAAAGAATATTCAACTAAGATAACTACTAATAGTGGTTCTATAGATGCTATATATCAAGCGTTAAAAAAATTAACAAATTATTCTTTTATTATTAAACAGTTTCAATTAACTTTAGAACAAAAAGGAGATTCAGAAATAAAAAAAATAGATATTACAATAAATTATAATAATCGTTGTTTTCATGGATTTGGATTAACAACAGATATTGTTGAATCTATAGTTAATGCTATGCTGGATGCAATTAATAATATACGACGTTCTGAAAAAATTAAGAAAAAATAA